Proteins from one Rhodothermales bacterium genomic window:
- a CDS encoding 1-acyl-sn-glycerol-3-phosphate acyltransferase has protein sequence MTWVNPFWSIEVSGRMPENPRKPYVVICNHQSLADIPIVSLLPWEMKWVGKAELWKVPVIGWMMRLSGDIPVRRGDARDGAKALITARDYLRKKCSVIFFPEGTRSKDGRVRPFNEGAFGLAIKERLNVLVVALDGTVDALPKNDWRFSGTGPIRLKVVGEVETDTYGKREAGRLATDVRSMIIGQVAEWRGVDAVELEGVRKTGVLS, from the coding sequence ATGACATGGGTCAATCCGTTCTGGTCGATCGAGGTGTCTGGCCGGATGCCGGAAAACCCCCGGAAGCCGTACGTCGTCATCTGCAATCACCAGTCGCTTGCCGATATCCCCATCGTAAGTCTGCTTCCGTGGGAGATGAAGTGGGTCGGCAAGGCCGAATTGTGGAAGGTGCCAGTGATCGGGTGGATGATGCGGCTTTCCGGTGATATTCCAGTGAGGCGAGGCGACGCGCGAGACGGCGCGAAGGCGCTGATCACCGCGAGAGATTATCTGCGGAAGAAATGTTCAGTGATCTTCTTTCCGGAGGGAACGAGGTCGAAGGATGGACGGGTCCGGCCGTTCAACGAGGGGGCTTTTGGCCTGGCGATAAAGGAGCGTTTGAACGTACTTGTGGTAGCGCTCGACGGAACGGTCGATGCGTTGCCGAAGAATGACTGGCGCTTCAGCGGGACCGGGCCGATTCGGTTGAAGGTAGTCGGGGAGGTCGAAACGGACACATACGGAAAGAGAGAGGCCGGGCGGCTGGCGACTGACGTCAGGTCGATGATCATCGGACAGGTGGCAGAGTGGAGGGGTGTCGACGCGGTCGAGCTTGAAGGCGTGAGGAAGACGGGGGTTCTGAGCTGA
- a CDS encoding S8 family serine peptidase, whose product EESAKEGVHVYVVDSGVDHSDLNVVERINFQNDGLAGDPDGHGTHVAGLIGAVDNQTGILGVAPGVAIHDYRVLDKYGLADVSVVIAAVETITKEKLANPKRAMVVNMSLGENIGTTKFTALDDAIQASISAGVVYVVAAGNAEANASYFTPAHVPGAITVGSFGQLKSEVKTDVTSGYGFSWFSNYGPSVDVLAPGDALISLSSGGSVEFQSGTSMSAAHVTGIVARYLAGDPTAAPATVEIMVMKSARTSVSGGPSGTTTRGAFVVPVLTRTYTTPTLISSITLVK is encoded by the coding sequence GAGGAGTCAGCGAAGGAAGGCGTCCACGTCTATGTAGTAGACTCGGGTGTCGATCATTCCGATCTTAACGTCGTCGAGAGAATCAACTTCCAGAATGATGGCCTCGCAGGCGATCCCGACGGACACGGAACGCACGTCGCCGGGCTCATCGGCGCCGTCGACAACCAGACCGGAATACTTGGTGTGGCTCCGGGAGTCGCGATCCATGACTACAGGGTTCTTGACAAGTACGGACTCGCCGACGTATCGGTCGTGATCGCAGCGGTTGAGACGATCACAAAGGAGAAACTGGCGAATCCGAAGCGGGCCATGGTAGTCAACATGAGCCTCGGCGAGAACATCGGGACGACAAAATTCACGGCTCTGGACGACGCGATCCAGGCGTCGATTTCGGCGGGTGTCGTGTACGTCGTTGCTGCCGGAAACGCTGAGGCTAACGCATCCTACTTTACGCCGGCGCACGTTCCGGGAGCAATCACGGTTGGATCGTTCGGTCAGTTGAAGAGTGAAGTAAAGACCGACGTCACCTCTGGATATGGCTTCTCGTGGTTTTCGAACTACGGTCCGAGTGTTGACGTTCTCGCACCCGGTGACGCACTGATCTCCCTGTCGAGTGGAGGCAGCGTTGAGTTCCAGAGTGGCACGTCGATGTCGGCCGCGCACGTCACCGGAATCGTGGCTCGCTATCTGGCTGGAGATCCGACGGCCGCACCGGCTACTGTCGAGATAATGGTGATGAAGAGCGCGAGGACTTCAGTCTCGGGGGGTCCCTCCGGAACGACGACGCGTGGCGCGTTCGTAGTGCCGGTGCTCACACGGACCTACACGACGCCGACCTTGATCTCCAGCATAACTCTTGTGAAGTAG
- a CDS encoding metalloregulator ArsR/SmtB family transcription factor: protein MVTNTHNLDLTFGALSDPTRRAILERLSEGEATVNELAQPFDISRPAISKHLRVLERAGLVTRTPDGRVSRCELNAQPMREATEWVSRYRRFWEQQLDSLERYLDQK from the coding sequence ATGGTTACCAATACACATAATCTCGACCTGACGTTCGGTGCGTTGTCCGACCCGACGCGGCGAGCCATTCTCGAGCGGCTCTCCGAGGGCGAAGCCACCGTTAATGAGCTGGCGCAGCCCTTCGACATATCCCGGCCGGCCATTTCGAAGCACCTGCGCGTGCTGGAACGCGCCGGGCTGGTAACCCGCACGCCGGACGGCCGGGTCAGCCGCTGCGAACTCAACGCCCAACCCATGCGCGAGGCCACCGAATGGGTATCTCGCTACCGGAGATTCTGGGAGCAGCAACTCGACAGCCTGGAGCGCTACCTGGATCAGAAATAA
- the ribD gene encoding bifunctional diaminohydroxyphosphoribosylaminopyrimidine deaminase/5-amino-6-(5-phosphoribosylamino)uracil reductase RibD: MTPSQDHRWMARCLELAEQGGGFVSPNPMVGCVIVGADGTILGKGWHRQFGGPHAEVNAVVAAQDAGHGDQLSTATLYVNLEPCSHHGKTPPCVDLVLEKKIPRVVVGMLDPSPEVAGKGVAALQEAGVDVRVGLMSHESCRLNEAFIHHIATSRPLLTLKVAQSLDGAVATATGDSQWISGPESRHLVHRWRSVIDAIMVGSGTAHSDDPALTVRHVEGRQPWRIVLDRKGSLPADLRLFADEHTERTISVTATGIRPPYADALEKAGGRVINVPETNRHLDLRKLLERLGAGIVDIPPIQSVMVEGGSGLATALMQASLVDRLHLFIAPSLVGGGVPSFGDFGTSDASAAYTFAEHHWAHVGDDMLFSGYRYSVSDLEHLTRA, translated from the coding sequence ATGACGCCTTCGCAAGATCATCGCTGGATGGCTCGATGCCTGGAACTGGCCGAGCAAGGGGGTGGGTTCGTCAGTCCCAACCCGATGGTCGGATGCGTCATCGTCGGCGCCGACGGTACGATCCTGGGCAAGGGTTGGCATCGACAGTTCGGCGGTCCACATGCGGAGGTCAACGCAGTTGTCGCTGCGCAGGACGCGGGCCACGGCGACCAACTCTCGACCGCGACGCTGTACGTGAATCTGGAACCCTGTAGTCATCACGGCAAAACGCCGCCGTGCGTCGATCTGGTTCTTGAAAAGAAAATCCCCAGAGTAGTGGTTGGTATGCTGGACCCGAGTCCGGAGGTTGCCGGCAAGGGGGTCGCTGCACTGCAGGAAGCAGGTGTGGATGTTCGCGTGGGACTGATGTCGCACGAGTCATGCCGCCTGAACGAAGCGTTCATCCACCATATAGCAACATCCCGACCGCTGCTTACACTGAAAGTCGCGCAGTCTCTGGATGGCGCTGTCGCGACAGCCACCGGTGACTCTCAGTGGATCTCCGGCCCGGAGTCGCGTCACCTTGTTCACCGCTGGCGTTCGGTAATCGATGCGATCATGGTCGGAAGCGGAACGGCACACAGCGACGATCCTGCACTCACGGTGCGACACGTTGAAGGCAGGCAGCCCTGGAGAATTGTTCTCGACCGCAAGGGGAGCCTTCCCGCCGATCTGCGGCTGTTCGCAGATGAGCATACCGAGCGTACAATCAGTGTTACGGCGACAGGCATACGCCCGCCATACGCTGATGCTCTCGAGAAGGCAGGAGGGCGAGTCATCAATGTTCCGGAGACGAACCGCCATCTCGACCTTCGCAAGCTGCTGGAGAGACTGGGAGCAGGAATAGTTGACATTCCGCCAATCCAGTCCGTCATGGTGGAGGGGGGATCGGGTCTGGCGACGGCGTTGATGCAGGCAAGTCTCGTGGATCGCCTGCATCTCTTCATCGCACCCTCTCTGGTTGGAGGCGGCGTTCCGTCGTTCGGTGACTTCGGCACATCCGATGCCTCTGCGGCGTATACGTTTGCCGAGCATCACTGGGCGCATGTCGGTGATGACATGCTTTTCTCGGGATACCGGTACTCGGTCTCCGACCTTGAGCATCTGACGAGGGCTTGA
- a CDS encoding SRPBCC domain-containing protein, with protein MDVKTKNSIQLSRVINASQRVVFDAWTQPEKLSEWSCPEGATVEIADVDLTVGGRYRIRMKTGEDQYHTAIGAYREIDAPNRLVYTWAWEEIPDAYQSLVTVTFNSLGDSTEVVILHERFPDEKTATDHEMGWTSCLDKLEGLFA; from the coding sequence ATGGATGTGAAAACCAAGAACTCGATTCAACTATCTCGTGTCATCAATGCCAGCCAGCGAGTCGTCTTCGACGCCTGGACTCAACCGGAGAAACTCAGCGAGTGGTCTTGCCCCGAAGGAGCGACCGTGGAGATCGCCGACGTCGACCTGACTGTCGGCGGGCGTTACCGGATTCGGATGAAGACAGGTGAGGATCAGTACCACACCGCGATCGGAGCGTATCGGGAAATCGACGCGCCGAACCGCCTCGTGTACACCTGGGCATGGGAAGAAATACCCGACGCCTACCAGAGCCTCGTGACAGTGACGTTCAACTCACTCGGGGATTCCACCGAAGTCGTGATCTTACACGAGCGATTCCCCGACGAGAAAACCGCGACGGACCACGAGATGGGCTGGACGAGCTGCCTCGACAAGCTGGAAGGGCTATTCGCCTAA